From Clarias gariepinus isolate MV-2021 ecotype Netherlands chromosome 2, CGAR_prim_01v2, whole genome shotgun sequence, one genomic window encodes:
- the fam89a gene encoding sprT-like domain-containing protein Spartan, whose protein sequence is MNGKSAANGAASGAPAFIEGLPPLPKSLSGLLNSSGGSWREIERMHAKKAMIQDDLRRGAAPVDRALATKPANLDAALALLRKEMVGLRQQDMSLLCQLWSLHESIQEYKGSCQEAGPGSDPLDNGYFDEDDEFYTDSGVTPTETPDGSETSPARNGTSGDTWLHDSFRIAL, encoded by the exons ATGAACGGGAAGTCTGCGGCGAACGGGGCGGCGAGCGGGGCTCCGGCCTTTATTGAGGGTCTGCCGCCGCTGCCGAAGAGCCTGAGCGGCCTGCTGAACTCGAGCGGCGGCTCGTGGAGGGAGATCGAGCGGATGCACGCGAAGAAGGCCATGATCCAGGACGACCTGCGGAGAGGAGCGGCTCCCGTGGACCGCGCGCTCGCCACCAAACCGGCCAACCTGGACGCGGCGCTGGCTCTGCTCCGGAAAGAGATG GTGGGGTTGCGGCAGCAGGACATGTCCCTACTGTGCCAGCTCTGGTCCCTACATGAGTCCATCCAGGAGTACAAGGGCAGCTGTCAGGAAGCCGGCCCGGGGTCCGACCCCTTGGACAACGGCTACTTCGACGAGGACGACGAGTTCTACACGGACTCCGGAGTCACGCCGACTGAAACGCCGGACGGAAGCGAGACCTCTCCAGCACGTAACGGGACGTCCGGGGACACGTGGCTGCACGATTCGTTCCGTATCGCCTTATGA
- the sprtn gene encoding DNA-dependent metalloprotease SPRTN isoform X2, translating to MGDAGPQSRCPSHVPAVQRHVLLGETQRGRGQMEPQDDTTLLHEMIHALLFVTQNNRDRDGHGPEFCKHMNRINQASGTKISIYHSFHDEVDVYRQHWWRCNGPCQNRKPFFGYVKRAMNRAPSARDPWWEEHRRTCGGTYSKIKEPENYGKKGKNEEKKGKNEEKKEKSASKKPGDKIKPAGSGSQDIRNVIPFSGKGIVLGGSTRPSTSIRSPAHSPEPLPEPARTPPADLRSPSITTTTTALPKRSIGNHKAFVNINGSPVRVTKTNGSLLRPKQSATVQDLFQNWSLKSPTKTNLPEPKQAPRTSSAKTSRDGKNSSSSTSSAGSPLSKYFGSPKSTANGIPGRIKQENGVPGFVSRHVESSAVGFSDSGAASRIKPKNGVSSSNIKHLTHFENKRHLGTSSTDFGSRVPSSSPTQFGSKKVPGTDFPGCGSSSSGSIKSEYSDLNSKSGDFDSKESLGSVASSSIPRLSGSPGKYGLFNQESTVVKSPNQPAASGGRKRGREDRNSAHIFDFFQRVSRSPVSPSNSSFSTERREERTGAEAPFAGASGAGGPHLSSTPLTVTCPVCQSKVPESQINQHLDSCLT from the exons ATGGGAGATGCTGGACCCCAGTCCAGATGTCCGAGCCATGTTCCTGCAGTTCAACGACATGTTCTTCTGGGGGAAACTCAGCGGGGTCGAGGTCAGATGGAGCCCCAGGATGACACT ACGCTCCTTCACGAGATGATCCATGCCCTCCTGTTCGTCACGCAGAACAACCGAGACCGCGACGGACACGGGCCGGAGTTCTGCAAACACATGAACCGGATAAATCAAGCCAGCGGAACCAAAATCTCG atTTATCACTCCTTCCACGACGAGGTGGACGTGTACCGGCAGCACTGGTGGCGCTGTAACGGGCCATGCCAGAATCGCAAGCCGTTCTTCGGGTATGTGAAGCGGGCCATGAACCGAGCGCCATCAGCCAGAGACCCGTGGTGGGAGGAGCACAGGAGGACCTGCGGAGGAACATACAGCAAGATCAAAGAGCCGGAGAATTACGGGAAGAAGGGGAAGAATGAAGAGAAAAAGGGGAAGAATGaagagaagaaggagaagagtgCCTCGAAGAAACCTGGGGACAAAATTAAACCGGCAG GCTCCGGTTCTCAGGACATTAGGAACGTCATCCCATTCAGCGGTAAAGGGATCGTTCTTGGTGGAAGCACACGGCCATCAACATCCATCCGAAGCCCTGCGCACTCGCCAGAACCTCTCCCGGAACCAGCTCGAACTCCACCAGCTGATCTCAGATCGCcctccatcaccaccaccaccaccgcaCTTCCCAAAAGATCCATCGGCAACCACAAAGCCTTCGTCAACATCAACGGCTCTCCTGTGAGAGTCACGAAAACCAACGGCAGTTTGCTAAGACCAAAGCAGAGTGCCACGGTGCAGGACCTTTTCCAGAACTGGAGCCTGAAATCTCCAACGAAGACCAATCTGCCAGAACCAAAGCAAGCTCCGCGTACCAGCTCTGCTAAAACGAGTCGGGATGGTAAGAACTCCTCGAGTAGCACCAGTTCTGCAGGGTCGCCTCTGTCAAAATACTTTGGTAGCCCTAAGAGTACAGCAAACGGAATTCCAGGTCGCATCAAACAAGAGAACGGGGTTCCAGGTTTTGTTTCAAGGCACGTGGAAAGCTCAGCTGTTGGATTCTCGGATTCCGGCGCCGCGTCTCGGATCAAGCCAAAAAACGGCGTGTCGAGTTCCAATATAAAGCATTTAACGCACTTTGAAAACAAGAGACATTTAGGCACAAGTTCTACCGACTTTGGTAGCAGAGTTCCAAGCTCCAGTCCGACACAATTTGGAAGCAAAAAGGTTCCCGGAACCGACTTTCCTGGTTGTGGTTCTAGTTCTTCAGGTTCTATTAAATCAGAATACAGTGATCTAAACTCCAAGTCAGGAGATTTTGATAGTAAGGAAAGTCTCGGATCTGTAGCTTCTTCTAGCATTCCAAGACTATCAGGAAGTCCGGGGAAATACGGGTTGTTTAATCAGGAATCCACCGTTGTCAAAAGCCCAAACCAACCTGCTGCTTCTGGAGGAAGGAAAAGAGGGCGGGAAGACCGGAATTCAGCCCACATCTTTGATTTCTTTCAGCGGGTCAGCCGCTCGCCCGTATCACCCTCCAACTCGTCATTCTCCACGGAGCGTAGAGAAGAGCGGACTGGCGCTGAAGCGCCCTTCGCAGGGGCGTCAGGAGCGGGTGGTCCCCACCTTAGCTCTACCCCCCTCACCGTGACCTGCCCCGTGTGTCAGAGCAAAGTGCCCGAGTCTCAAATTAACCAGCATCTAGACTCTTGTCTCACGTGA
- the sprtn gene encoding DNA-dependent metalloprotease SPRTN isoform X1 produces the protein MADADFLLALQLQEQFDNEVSARVWSDDNSDSYPLSKKRKVESYSRSVQPERPLSIVDESWEMLDPSPDVRAMFLQFNDMFFWGKLSGVEVRWSPRMTLCAGVCSYEGRGGLCSIRLSEPLLKLRPRKDLVETLLHEMIHALLFVTQNNRDRDGHGPEFCKHMNRINQASGTKISIYHSFHDEVDVYRQHWWRCNGPCQNRKPFFGYVKRAMNRAPSARDPWWEEHRRTCGGTYSKIKEPENYGKKGKNEEKKGKNEEKKEKSASKKPGDKIKPAGSGSQDIRNVIPFSGKGIVLGGSTRPSTSIRSPAHSPEPLPEPARTPPADLRSPSITTTTTALPKRSIGNHKAFVNINGSPVRVTKTNGSLLRPKQSATVQDLFQNWSLKSPTKTNLPEPKQAPRTSSAKTSRDGKNSSSSTSSAGSPLSKYFGSPKSTANGIPGRIKQENGVPGFVSRHVESSAVGFSDSGAASRIKPKNGVSSSNIKHLTHFENKRHLGTSSTDFGSRVPSSSPTQFGSKKVPGTDFPGCGSSSSGSIKSEYSDLNSKSGDFDSKESLGSVASSSIPRLSGSPGKYGLFNQESTVVKSPNQPAASGGRKRGREDRNSAHIFDFFQRVSRSPVSPSNSSFSTERREERTGAEAPFAGASGAGGPHLSSTPLTVTCPVCQSKVPESQINQHLDSCLT, from the exons ATGGCGGACGCGGATTTCTTGCTGGCGCTGCAGCTGCAGGAACAGTTTGATAACGAGGTGTCGGCTCGTGTATGGAGCGATGATAACAGTGACAGCTATCCTTTGAGCAAAAAGCGCAAAGTGGAGTCGTACTCCCGGTCTGTGCAGCCTGAAAGGCCGCTGTCTATCGTGGACGAGTCATGGGAGATGCTGGACCCCAGTCCAGATGTCCGAGCCATGTTCCTGCAGTTCAACGACATGTTCTTCTGGGGGAAACTCAGCGGGGTCGAGGTCAGATGGAGCCCCAGGATGACACT GTGTGCTGGAGTGTGTTCGTATGAAGGCAGGGGCGGCCTGTGTTCCATCCGTCTCAGCGAGCCTCTTCTCAAACTCAGGCCTCGTAAGGATCTAGTCGAG ACGCTCCTTCACGAGATGATCCATGCCCTCCTGTTCGTCACGCAGAACAACCGAGACCGCGACGGACACGGGCCGGAGTTCTGCAAACACATGAACCGGATAAATCAAGCCAGCGGAACCAAAATCTCG atTTATCACTCCTTCCACGACGAGGTGGACGTGTACCGGCAGCACTGGTGGCGCTGTAACGGGCCATGCCAGAATCGCAAGCCGTTCTTCGGGTATGTGAAGCGGGCCATGAACCGAGCGCCATCAGCCAGAGACCCGTGGTGGGAGGAGCACAGGAGGACCTGCGGAGGAACATACAGCAAGATCAAAGAGCCGGAGAATTACGGGAAGAAGGGGAAGAATGAAGAGAAAAAGGGGAAGAATGaagagaagaaggagaagagtgCCTCGAAGAAACCTGGGGACAAAATTAAACCGGCAG GCTCCGGTTCTCAGGACATTAGGAACGTCATCCCATTCAGCGGTAAAGGGATCGTTCTTGGTGGAAGCACACGGCCATCAACATCCATCCGAAGCCCTGCGCACTCGCCAGAACCTCTCCCGGAACCAGCTCGAACTCCACCAGCTGATCTCAGATCGCcctccatcaccaccaccaccaccgcaCTTCCCAAAAGATCCATCGGCAACCACAAAGCCTTCGTCAACATCAACGGCTCTCCTGTGAGAGTCACGAAAACCAACGGCAGTTTGCTAAGACCAAAGCAGAGTGCCACGGTGCAGGACCTTTTCCAGAACTGGAGCCTGAAATCTCCAACGAAGACCAATCTGCCAGAACCAAAGCAAGCTCCGCGTACCAGCTCTGCTAAAACGAGTCGGGATGGTAAGAACTCCTCGAGTAGCACCAGTTCTGCAGGGTCGCCTCTGTCAAAATACTTTGGTAGCCCTAAGAGTACAGCAAACGGAATTCCAGGTCGCATCAAACAAGAGAACGGGGTTCCAGGTTTTGTTTCAAGGCACGTGGAAAGCTCAGCTGTTGGATTCTCGGATTCCGGCGCCGCGTCTCGGATCAAGCCAAAAAACGGCGTGTCGAGTTCCAATATAAAGCATTTAACGCACTTTGAAAACAAGAGACATTTAGGCACAAGTTCTACCGACTTTGGTAGCAGAGTTCCAAGCTCCAGTCCGACACAATTTGGAAGCAAAAAGGTTCCCGGAACCGACTTTCCTGGTTGTGGTTCTAGTTCTTCAGGTTCTATTAAATCAGAATACAGTGATCTAAACTCCAAGTCAGGAGATTTTGATAGTAAGGAAAGTCTCGGATCTGTAGCTTCTTCTAGCATTCCAAGACTATCAGGAAGTCCGGGGAAATACGGGTTGTTTAATCAGGAATCCACCGTTGTCAAAAGCCCAAACCAACCTGCTGCTTCTGGAGGAAGGAAAAGAGGGCGGGAAGACCGGAATTCAGCCCACATCTTTGATTTCTTTCAGCGGGTCAGCCGCTCGCCCGTATCACCCTCCAACTCGTCATTCTCCACGGAGCGTAGAGAAGAGCGGACTGGCGCTGAAGCGCCCTTCGCAGGGGCGTCAGGAGCGGGTGGTCCCCACCTTAGCTCTACCCCCCTCACCGTGACCTGCCCCGTGTGTCAGAGCAAAGTGCCCGAGTCTCAAATTAACCAGCATCTAGACTCTTGTCTCACGTGA
- the LOC128511868 gene encoding E3 ubiquitin-protein ligase TRIM9 isoform X1, whose product MDAMDDELKCPVCGSFFKEPIILPCSHNVCLACARNITVQTPDGEAPRPSRASAGSDYDYYTDADKMSETDSGYGSYTPCAKSPNGVRVFPPSCPPPPPASSSSSSSASSSAQRHRSVTCPLCHRSASLDERGLRGFPRNRLLEAVVARCRASPAAKCQLCDRNPADATVMCEQCDVLYCAPCQQRCHPARGPLAKHRLVSPSTGAAAAAAARTPSGSAGAQAALSAVCAEHDAQSYTAYCVTCKIPVCYLCMEDSKHGKHDVKPIAAMWKQHKCQLSQALNGVSDKAKDAKEFLVQLKNLLQQIQENGVEFEACLVAQCDALIEALTRQKAKLLTKVTKEKESKLKTVRDQITHCTMKLRQTTGMMEFCLELIKENDPSGFLLISDALIKRVQLSQDQWVKGALEPKVCPEFNLSLSPDPLLQAILQLDLIQGRDPHTQESPLLRQKPAGVQKETQSAGAENPGVPPAPLLELEKCCLRNNSATLAWRLITPQPLPIEGYILELDDGNGGQYREVYVGKETVCTVDGLHFNSSYNARVKAYNTAGVGAYSKTVVLRTSDVAWFTFDPTSAHRDILLTNENQTVSCNSYDDRVVLGTAAFSKGVHYWELNIDRYDNHPDPAFGVARVNAARDAMLGKDDKAWAMYVDNNRSWFMHNNSHTNRAEGGITKGSTVGVLLDLTKHTLTFFINKEQHGPVAFENMEGVFMPAVSLNRNVQVTLITGLEVPKNIK is encoded by the exons aTGGACGCCATGGACGATGAGCTGAAATGCCCGGTATGCGGGTCCTTCTTCAAGGAGCCGATCATCCTGCCGTGCTCGCACAACGTGTGCCTGGCGTGCGCGCGGAACATCACGGTGCAGACCCCGGACGGTGAGGCTCCACGGCCGAGCCGCGCGTCGGCCGGCTCGGACTACGACTACTACACGGACGCGGACAAGATGAGCGAGACGGACAGCGGCTACGGCTCGTACACGCCGTGCGCCAAGTCTCCGAACGGCGTGCGCGTGTTCCCGCCGTCCTGCCCGCCGCCGCCGCCGgcgtcctcctcctcttcctcctccgcctCCTCCTCGGCGCAGCGCCACCGCTCCGTGACGTGCCCGCTGTGCCACCGCAGCGCGTCGCTGGACGAGCGCGGCCTCCGCGGCTTCCCGCGCAACCGCCTGCTCGAGGCCGTGGTGGCGCGGTGCCGCGCGAGCCCCGCCGCCAAGTGCCAGCTGTGCGACCGCAACCCGGCCGACGCCACGGTCATGTGCGAGCAGTGCGACGTGCTGTACTGCGCGCCGTGCCAGCAGCGCTGCCATCCCGCGCGCGGACCCCTGGCCAAGCACCGGCTCGTCTCGCCCTCGACCggcgccgccgccgccgccgccgcgcGCACCCCCTCCGGCTCAGCCGGGGCCCAGGCCGCGCTATCCGCCGTGTGCGCCGAGCATGACGCGCAGAGCTACACCGCCTACTGCGTCACCTGCAAGATCCCCGTCTGCTACCTGTGCATGGAGGACAGCAAGCACGGCAAGCACGACGTGAAGCCCATAGCGGCCATGTGGAAGCAGCACAAG TGCCAGTTGTCTCAGGCGTTGAATGGCGTGTCGGATAAAGCGAAGGATGCCAAGGAGTTCCTGGTGCAGCTGAAGAACCTTCTTCAACAGATCCAG gaGAACGGCGTGGAGTTCGAAGCGTGTCTGGTGGCCCAGTGTGACGCCCTGATCGAAGCACTCACGCGGCAGAAAGCAAAGCTGCTCACCAAGGTCACCAAGGAGAAAGAAAGCAAACTGAAG acggtGAGAGACCAGATCACACACTGCACTATGAAGCTGAGACAGACGACCGGAATGATGGAGTTCTGTCTGGAGCTCATCAAGGAGAACGACCCGAGCGGCTTCCTGCTG ATCTCGGATGCGTTAATCAAACGTGTCCAGCTCTCTCAGGATCAGTGGGTTAAAGGCGCTCTGGAGCCGAAGGTTTGCCCCGAGTTCAACCTGAGCCTCAGCCCCGACCCTCTGCTGCAGGCCATTCTACAGCTCGACCTTATCCAGGGCCGGG ATCCTCACACTCAGGAGTCTCCGTTACTGAGACAAAAACCTGCAGGCGTCCAGAAAGAGACGCAAAGCGCAGGAG CTGAGAACCCCGGAGTCCCTCCTGCTCCTTTACTAGAGCTGGAAAAGTGCTGCCTGAGAAACAACAGCGCCACTCTGGCCTGGAGGTTAATTACACCTCAGCCACTGCCCATTGAGGGCTACATCCTCGAGCTGGACGATGGAAACGGTGGACAATATCGG GAGGTCTATGTGGGGAAGGAGACGGTGTGCACGGTGGATGGTCTCCACTTTAACAGCTCCTACAATGCTCGGGTCAAAGCCTACAACACGGCCGGAGTCGGGGCTTACAGCAAGACCGTGGTATTAAGGACATCTGATG TTGCTTGGTTTACGTTCGACCCTACCTCAGCGCACAGAGACATCCTTCTGACCAACGAGAACCAGACGGTGAGCTGCAACAGCTACGACGATCGTGTGGTGCTCGGAACGGCTGCTTTCTCCAAAGGGGTTCATTACTGGGAGCTCAACATCGATCGCTATGATAACCACCCGGACCCCGCGTTCGGAGTGGCGCGCGTTAACGCGGCGAGGGATGCTATGCTGGGAAAAGATGATAAAGCCTGGGCCATGTATGTGGACAACAACCGTTCGTGGTTCATGCATAACAACTCACACACCAACAG GGCTGAGGGTGGAATAACCAAAGGGTCAACTGTTGGTGTTCTCCTGGATCTGACGAAACATACTCTCACGTTTTTCATCAACAAGGAACAGCATGGCCCTGTGGCCTTCGAGAACATGGAGGGTGTGTTTATGCCTGCGGTCAGCCTCAACCGCAACGTACAG GTGACCCTAATCACAGGCTTAGAAGTACCAAAGAACATCAAATAA
- the exoc8 gene encoding exocyst complex component 8 — protein MADTGGRLRKQLESANFDPQNYVKQLSQQSDGDRDLQEHRQKIQTLADETAQNLKKNVYKNYRQFIETAKEISYLESEMYQLSHILTEQKSIMESITQALLSTDKDETAKEMLAAFPKETEEVKQRTLTTLLEKVEGCKNIMETPGRYLVYNGDLFEYDADNMSQLQKVHAFLMNDCLLIATWLANRRGTIKYKYNALYELESFAVVNVKDNPPMKDMFKILMFPDSRIFQAENSKIKKEWLEILDETKKTKVKDRNKKEEEVPKSPVRPEVSTNPFDEEEPLDAEETVDLSPEWIQELPEDLDVCIAQRDFEGAVDLLQKLNEYLKDQPVTQRVRELRGKVDERVRQLTEVLVFELSPDRSLRGGPKATRRAVSQLIRLGQSTKACDLFLKNRAAAVHTAIRQLRIEGATLLYIQKLCNVFFTGLLETAREFETDFAGDTGCYSAFVVWSRSAMRMFADTFSKQVFDTKESLTTAAECVKLAGEHCRQLSDIGLDLTFILQSLLVKDIKAALQSQKDVIIEATKHRNSEEMWRRMNLMTPEALAKLKDEMRSCGVSTFNQYTGDDCWVNLSYTVVAFTKQLMAFLEEGLKLYFPELHMVFLESLTEIILVAVQHVDYSLRCEQDPEKKSFVMQNAAFLHETVLPVVERRFEEGVGKPAKQLQDLRKSSRSVRVNPESMTSLV, from the coding sequence ATGGCAGACACCGGAGGCAGGCTGCGTAAGCAGTTAGAGTCGGCTAATTTTGACCCTCAGAATTACGTGAAGCAGCTCTCTCAGCAGTCTGATGGAGACAGAGATCTGCAAGAGCACCGGCAGAAGATCCAGACCCTGGCTGATGAGACGGCGCAGAACCTCAAGAAGAACGTGTACAAGAACTACAGGCAGTTCATCGAGACTGCGAAGGAGATCTCGTATCTGGAGAGCGAGATGTATCAGCTGAGTCACATCCTGACCGAGCAGAAGAGCATTATGGAGAGCATCACCCAGGCCCTGCTGTCTACGGACAAGGACGAAACCGCCAAAGAAATGCTCGCGGCATTCCCTAAAGAGACCGAGGAGGTCAAGCAGAGGACCCTGACGACGCTGCTGGAGAAAGTCGAAGGCTGCAAGAACATCATGGAGACGCCTGGGCGGTATCTGGTCTACAACGGCGACCTGTTCGAATACGACGCCGACAACATGTCTCAGTTACAGAAGGTGCACGCTTTCCTGATGAACGACTGCCTGCTTATCGCGACCTGGCTCGCCAACAGGCGCGGCACGATCAAGTACAAGTACAACGCTCTGTACGAGTTGGAGAGCTTTGCTGTCGTTAACGTGAAAGACAACCCTCCCATGAAGGACATGTTTAAGATCCTGATGTTCCCGGACAGCCGGATTTTTCAAGCGGAAAACAGCAAGATCAAGAAAGAGTGGCTGGAGATCCTGGACGAGACCAAGAAAACCAAAGTCAAGGACCGGAACAAGAAAGAAGAGGAGGTCCCCAAGTCGCCGGTCAGACCCGAGGTCTCCACCAATCCGTTTGATGAAGAGGAACCCCTGGATGCGGAAGAGACAGTGGACTTGAGTCCCGAGTGGATCCAGGAGCTTCCAGAGGACCTTGACGTCTGCATCGCGCAGAGGGATTTCGAGGGCGCCGTGGATCTGTTGCAGAAGCTGAACGAGTATCTGAAGGACCAGCCGGTGACGCAGAGGGTCAGAGAGCTCAGGGGGAAAGTGGACGAGCGCGTGCGGCAGCTGACCGAGGTTTTGGTGTTCGAGCTGTCGCCCGATCGGTCGTTACGCGGCGGACCCAAAGCCACACGCCGCGCCGTCTCGCAGCTTATCAGGCTGGGCCAGTCCACCAAAGCCTGCGATCTGTTCTTGAAGAACCGCGCCGCTGCGGTGCACACGGCTATCCGGCAGCTGCGCATCGAGGGCGCTACGTTGCTGTACATCCAGAAGCTTTGCAACGTCTTCTTCACCGGCTTGCTCGAGACTGCGCGAGAGTTCGAGACCGATTTCGCGGGCGACACGGGTTGTTACTCCGCCTTCGTGGTGTGGTCTCGCTCTGCCATGCGGATGTTCGCCGACACCTTCAGCAAGCAGGTGTTCGACACCAAAGAGAGCCTGACGACGGCCGCCGAATGTGTCAAGCTGGCCGGAGAGCACTGCAGACAGCTGAGCGACATCGGCCTGGACCTGACCTTCATCCTGCAGTCGCTGCTGGTCAAGGACATTAAGGCGGCGCTACAGAGCCAGAAAGACGTCATCATCGAGGCCACCAAGCACCGCAACTCGGAGGAGATGTGGAGGAGGATGAACCTGATGACCCCCGAAGCTCTGGCCAAGCTCAAAGACGAGATGCGGAGCTGTGGCGTCAGCACCTTTAACCAGTATACGGGCGACGACTGCTGGGTGAACCTCAGCTACACCGTCGTGGCCTTCACTAAGCAGCTGATGGCGTTCCTGGAGGAAGGGCTTAAACTCTACTTCCCGGAGCTGCACATGGTGTTCCTGGAGAGCCTTACGGAGATCATCCTGGTGGCCGTGCAGCACGTGGACTACAGCCTGCGCTGCGAGCAGGACCCCGAGAAGAAATCCTTCGTCATGCAAAACGCCGCGTTCCTGCACGAGACTGTTCTCCCTGTGGTCGAGCGCAGGTTCGAGGAAGGAGTCGGCAAGCCAGCCAAGCAGCTGCAGGACCTGAGGAAGAGCTCGCGCTCAGTCAGGGTCAATCCGGAGAGCATGACGTCTCTGGTGTGA
- the LOC128511868 gene encoding E3 ubiquitin-protein ligase TRIM9 isoform X2, whose protein sequence is MDAMDDELKCPVCGSFFKEPIILPCSHNVCLACARNITVQTPDGEAPRPSRASAGSDYDYYTDADKMSETDSGYGSYTPCAKSPNGVRVFPPSCPPPPPASSSSSSSASSSAQRHRSVTCPLCHRSASLDERGLRGFPRNRLLEAVVARCRASPAAKCQLCDRNPADATVMCEQCDVLYCAPCQQRCHPARGPLAKHRLVSPSTGAAAAAAARTPSGSAGAQAALSAVCAEHDAQSYTAYCVTCKIPVCYLCMEDSKHGKHDVKPIAAMWKQHKCQLSQALNGVSDKAKDAKEFLVQLKNLLQQIQENGVEFEACLVAQCDALIEALTRQKAKLLTKVTKEKESKLKTVRDQITHCTMKLRQTTGMMEFCLELIKENDPSGFLLISDALIKRVQLSQDQWVKGALEPKVCPEFNLSLSPDPLLQAILQLDLIQGRAENPGVPPAPLLELEKCCLRNNSATLAWRLITPQPLPIEGYILELDDGNGGQYREVYVGKETVCTVDGLHFNSSYNARVKAYNTAGVGAYSKTVVLRTSDVAWFTFDPTSAHRDILLTNENQTVSCNSYDDRVVLGTAAFSKGVHYWELNIDRYDNHPDPAFGVARVNAARDAMLGKDDKAWAMYVDNNRSWFMHNNSHTNRAEGGITKGSTVGVLLDLTKHTLTFFINKEQHGPVAFENMEGVFMPAVSLNRNVQVTLITGLEVPKNIK, encoded by the exons aTGGACGCCATGGACGATGAGCTGAAATGCCCGGTATGCGGGTCCTTCTTCAAGGAGCCGATCATCCTGCCGTGCTCGCACAACGTGTGCCTGGCGTGCGCGCGGAACATCACGGTGCAGACCCCGGACGGTGAGGCTCCACGGCCGAGCCGCGCGTCGGCCGGCTCGGACTACGACTACTACACGGACGCGGACAAGATGAGCGAGACGGACAGCGGCTACGGCTCGTACACGCCGTGCGCCAAGTCTCCGAACGGCGTGCGCGTGTTCCCGCCGTCCTGCCCGCCGCCGCCGCCGgcgtcctcctcctcttcctcctccgcctCCTCCTCGGCGCAGCGCCACCGCTCCGTGACGTGCCCGCTGTGCCACCGCAGCGCGTCGCTGGACGAGCGCGGCCTCCGCGGCTTCCCGCGCAACCGCCTGCTCGAGGCCGTGGTGGCGCGGTGCCGCGCGAGCCCCGCCGCCAAGTGCCAGCTGTGCGACCGCAACCCGGCCGACGCCACGGTCATGTGCGAGCAGTGCGACGTGCTGTACTGCGCGCCGTGCCAGCAGCGCTGCCATCCCGCGCGCGGACCCCTGGCCAAGCACCGGCTCGTCTCGCCCTCGACCggcgccgccgccgccgccgccgcgcGCACCCCCTCCGGCTCAGCCGGGGCCCAGGCCGCGCTATCCGCCGTGTGCGCCGAGCATGACGCGCAGAGCTACACCGCCTACTGCGTCACCTGCAAGATCCCCGTCTGCTACCTGTGCATGGAGGACAGCAAGCACGGCAAGCACGACGTGAAGCCCATAGCGGCCATGTGGAAGCAGCACAAG TGCCAGTTGTCTCAGGCGTTGAATGGCGTGTCGGATAAAGCGAAGGATGCCAAGGAGTTCCTGGTGCAGCTGAAGAACCTTCTTCAACAGATCCAG gaGAACGGCGTGGAGTTCGAAGCGTGTCTGGTGGCCCAGTGTGACGCCCTGATCGAAGCACTCACGCGGCAGAAAGCAAAGCTGCTCACCAAGGTCACCAAGGAGAAAGAAAGCAAACTGAAG acggtGAGAGACCAGATCACACACTGCACTATGAAGCTGAGACAGACGACCGGAATGATGGAGTTCTGTCTGGAGCTCATCAAGGAGAACGACCCGAGCGGCTTCCTGCTG ATCTCGGATGCGTTAATCAAACGTGTCCAGCTCTCTCAGGATCAGTGGGTTAAAGGCGCTCTGGAGCCGAAGGTTTGCCCCGAGTTCAACCTGAGCCTCAGCCCCGACCCTCTGCTGCAGGCCATTCTACAGCTCGACCTTATCCAGGGCCGGG CTGAGAACCCCGGAGTCCCTCCTGCTCCTTTACTAGAGCTGGAAAAGTGCTGCCTGAGAAACAACAGCGCCACTCTGGCCTGGAGGTTAATTACACCTCAGCCACTGCCCATTGAGGGCTACATCCTCGAGCTGGACGATGGAAACGGTGGACAATATCGG GAGGTCTATGTGGGGAAGGAGACGGTGTGCACGGTGGATGGTCTCCACTTTAACAGCTCCTACAATGCTCGGGTCAAAGCCTACAACACGGCCGGAGTCGGGGCTTACAGCAAGACCGTGGTATTAAGGACATCTGATG TTGCTTGGTTTACGTTCGACCCTACCTCAGCGCACAGAGACATCCTTCTGACCAACGAGAACCAGACGGTGAGCTGCAACAGCTACGACGATCGTGTGGTGCTCGGAACGGCTGCTTTCTCCAAAGGGGTTCATTACTGGGAGCTCAACATCGATCGCTATGATAACCACCCGGACCCCGCGTTCGGAGTGGCGCGCGTTAACGCGGCGAGGGATGCTATGCTGGGAAAAGATGATAAAGCCTGGGCCATGTATGTGGACAACAACCGTTCGTGGTTCATGCATAACAACTCACACACCAACAG GGCTGAGGGTGGAATAACCAAAGGGTCAACTGTTGGTGTTCTCCTGGATCTGACGAAACATACTCTCACGTTTTTCATCAACAAGGAACAGCATGGCCCTGTGGCCTTCGAGAACATGGAGGGTGTGTTTATGCCTGCGGTCAGCCTCAACCGCAACGTACAG GTGACCCTAATCACAGGCTTAGAAGTACCAAAGAACATCAAATAA